A genomic segment from Canis lupus dingo isolate Sandy chromosome 23, ASM325472v2, whole genome shotgun sequence encodes:
- the P2RY14 gene encoding P2Y purinoceptor 14, which produces MTNSSTTQPPEESCSRNTVITQQIVPVLYLVVFVAGILLNGVSGWIFFYVPSSKSFIVYLKNIVVADFLMSLTFPFKILADSGLGPWRIHVFVCRVSAVLFYVNMYVSIVFFGFISFDRYYKIVKPLLTSFIHSVNYSKLLSVMVWVLMLLLAVPNIILTNQNVSNVKVTRIKCVTLKNELGLKWHKASNYIFVGIFWIVFFLLIFFYTAITRKIFKSHLKSRRNSISVKRKSSRNIFSIMFVFFVCFVPYHTARIPYTQSQTEAHYSCRSKEILLYVKEFTLLLSAANVCLDPIIYFFLCQPFRETLCKKLHIPFKAQHDSETSKTKRENTTHESTDTL; this is translated from the coding sequence ATGACCAATTCCAGCACCACGCAGCCTCCAGAGGAGTCCTGCTCGCGGAACACCGTCATAACTCAGCAGATCGTTCCCGTGCTGTACCTCGTGGTCTTCGTCGCGGGGATCCTGCTCAACGGTGTATCTGGATGGATATTCTTTTACGTGCCAAGCTCCAAGAGTTTCATCGTCTATCTCAAGAACATTGTTGTTGCTGACTTTCTGATGAGCCTGACTTTTCCCTTCAAGATTCTGGCCGATTCTGGCCTGGGGCCCTGGCGGATCCATGTGTTCGTGTGCAGGGTCTCCGCTGTGCTCTTCTATGTCAACATGTATGTCAGCATCGTGTTCTTTGGTTTCATCAGCTTTGACAGATACTATAAAATCGTGAAGCCTCTTTTGACTTCTTTCATCCATTCCGTCAATTACAGCAAACTCCTGTCAGTGATGGTGTGGGTGCTCATGCTCCTGCTGGCTGTCCCCAACATCATCCTGACCAACCAGAACGTGAGCAACGTGAAGGTTACACGCATAAAATGCGTGACACTTAAAAACGAACTGGGACTAAAGTGGCATAAAGCCTCAAACTACATCTTTGTGGGCATCTTCtggattgtgttttttttgttgatctttttctaCACTGCTATCACGAGGAAAATCTTCAAGTCCCACCTTAAGTCCAGAAGGAATTCCATTTCGGTCAAGAGGAAATCTAGCCGCAATATATTCAGCatcatgtttgtattttttgtctgttttgtacCTTACCACACTGCAAGAATCCCCTACACGCAGAGCCAAACAGAAGCTCATTACAGCTGCCGATCAAAAGAAATTTTGCTCTATGTAAAAGAATTCACTCTGCTCCTGTCGGCTGCAAACGTATGCCTAGatcctattatttatttcttcctatgCCAGCCCTTTAGAGAAACCTTATGTAAGAAACTGCATATCCCTTTCAAAGCTCAACATGACTCAGAAACAtccaaaaccaaaagagaaaatacgACACATGAAAGCACAGATACACTGTGA